The window CAGAAGAGGTGGTGGATTTTGCATAACTTCATGCCAATCCGATACAGCGTACAAATGATTCACCTTTCCATCGCGATCAGTCAGAAAACTTTTGAAAAGAATCCAACGGTGCGTCACGTAGGCAATCACATTTTCCCGGATAGCCTTTAACCAGGCAGTTTTCAAACCGGAAATGACATTGTCATCGTAAGAGATGAACCAATCAACAGGCGCCCAAACTGTTGTACGAGCCGAGATCCTATGATCATAGAATCGCATCACTTCGTCCAACCGCGGCTTACTCAAATAGTTGTCTGGCACGTAGTTGCGCCGGGTGATGTCATAAATTCCCATAAGATCGTGCATCATGATTATCTGAAATGGATGCCTTCGATCAGCGTGAAGAACACGGAAAACAAGCAGTTCATTGCCAAGGTAAAAGAAGAAGCTGACCAGAACAGATAATGCAAATGCTTTCTTCCACGAACCCACCAGATCGAAGACAAAAACAAAGGTCAACGGAAGAACGGCGGGTAGTGCATTCTTTCGGACGGCAGCCGACTAAAAGAGAATCAGCAGAATCAACAACATCCTGGGCCAGTTCAGTTTGCCCGCGGCGCGGTAAAAATACCATAAAGAAAAAGCAAGGAGTAAAGAGACGGCCAATGAGACATCTTTGATAAGAAAAAAAATGCAGCACGAAACGAAAGGCAGAAAAACTGCAAAGAGAGGGAGCCAGTATCGTTTTTTGTCTTTCCTGGCGGCAACCCTGGATAACAAATAGAAAGAGTAGACGATGCTTGTTAGCTGCAGAAGCAGCATTCCTCCTGATCCTTTGATGATTCTGTCAGTGGCTGACCACAATAGAGCCATGACGGGCGGATGCCAATCCACGAACCAGAAATGAATTGCCTGCCAGTATTGTTCGTAGGAATCATAGACCATTACGCCCGGGTAGAAGGCCAGAATCAAGACTGCTAAAACGGCGAGCGCAATCAAAAGAGTGAGTTTTGAATGATCGCTCTCAAGAGACGGCTTTGGAATTTTTCGGTAGACAGGATAGAAAAGGAACATCAGCAAGAGAAGATTCATGGCGAATTTTTGTAAAAACTCCATAGCGATCGACAGAGAAGAACGATCCGATCTTAACAAATGATTTTGGGTATCGATCGAAAGAACTTTCTGATCGGTTGAGAACAAATCGACTCTGATATGAAAGCCGTTGATTGCAAAATATCCGCCAATCCTGAGTAGGGACTTTGAATCAGTTGTAGCGTTATCGGCTCAGGTAGATATCCACTGAAACGCAATGTTGCGGGCTGATTCCGCGTAGAAATAAAGATTCCATTCCTGGTCTCCCATCCGTCCGATTTTTGAATGTCAAAACCCACGCGTTGCAGTTCCCGGATATTGGGGGAAGTCAGCCAAACAACGGCTGAGCCTGATTTTTGGGATGATGTTTGGCCGGTTGCAGTGATGGTTATATCCGCGAAGTATCTTTCAGGACCATACAGATCAAATTTAGCAAGAAGAAGTGCCAGAACAATGGAAACCGGAAGAATTCTTCGAAGTATGGGTAATGTATCTTTTAGATCCTTTTTTGAAACCAGGCTGAAAGGATTCTGGGTGGGACGCATCCGGGCTTCTAGATCTTAACATGGTTTCTCGTCGTGGTATAAAGTAGGATGCGCTGCTCTCTCTCCCCCTTATAAAGGGGAGATGAAGAGGGGGTTGTCTTATTCAAACGTCACCCAACCTCCCCTTTAATCCCCTCCTTCATAAGGAGGGGAAATCCGAGCATCGCAAAAGATACGGATGAGCGACAAAACCTTCTACAATAATTATCTGGCCGGAAGTAAACTCGTCAGCAGGATGTCGCGGCTCGCCCGCACAGAAATATACGAACTATTTCTACGTGAGATGTCCCCTTCTCCGCAATGCAGCATTCTGGATATCGGCGTTTCCGTAACCGAACAGGATAGGCTGGAAGAGAATATTTTAGAACAACTGTACCCACATCTTTCGCGGATAACGATGCTTGGAATTCACGAAGGCGCTTTTCTTGAACAAATATTTCCAGGGACCAAATATGTCCAGCACATGCCCGGCTCAACCTTTCCCTTCGCGGACGATCACTTTGATATTTGTTATTGCAACGCTGTCGTGGAACATGTAGGGGAGGAACAATACCAGCGAGAATTTGTGCGTGAAGTGCTCCGGATCAGCCGCAAGGTTTTTCTTACGACACCAAACCGTGGCTACCCGATAGACTTTCATAAAATGCTTCCTTTTCTTCACTGGCTTCCGATGGATTGGTACAGGAACATTATTTCGTGGGGCGGTGATACTTTTTATAGCAAGAAAGAGAATCTCAATCTGCTTTACAAAAAAGATTTGGTTCGTTTGTTTGAAGGCCAGGGAATCCCTTTTCGAATTCTTTCCTA is drawn from bacterium and contains these coding sequences:
- a CDS encoding class I SAM-dependent methyltransferase; amino-acid sequence: MSDKTFYNNYLAGSKLVSRMSRLARTEIYELFLREMSPSPQCSILDIGVSVTEQDRLEENILEQLYPHLSRITMLGIHEGAFLEQIFPGTKYVQHMPGSTFPFADDHFDICYCNAVVEHVGEEQYQREFVREVLRISRKVFLTTPNRGYPIDFHKMLPFLHWLPMDWYRNIISWGGDTFYSKKENLNLLYKKDLVRLFEGQGIPFRILSYNWFGLPAYLIAVAKKQ